In the genome of Diaphorobacter sp. HDW4A, the window ACGCTGGGGCACCCGCTGCGGGCGGGGGATCTGGTGCTCACGGGTGCGCTCGGACCGATGGTGGGTGTCGAGGCCGGAGACAGTTTTGAAGCCCATATCGGTAAGGTCGGAACGGTGAGAGCGCGTTTCGCGGCAGGCTGATTTTTTGGAGGCGTCAGCCTTCGCCGTCGGCGATGAATTCCGGTGTTTGCAATGTGCAAACACCGGAATTTTTCATTTCAAAGCCCGTCTGGCAGGGCATGCACTCGCGAACCAAGTATTCCTATGCGATCTTTACATAGCTGAGATGGGTTTGCTTGTATTGATCTAGTTTAATACAGGCCTCAAAATTCTAGAAAATATATTCCAGAACCTAAAACTGGAAATTCGTAAAACTGGAGACAAACCATGCGCTTGGCACCTCTTCGAGGCTTGGCGGAACGACTCGCTGCGGCAGTGACCCGCCCGACGCCGACGCGCGCGGCTGATTGCATGCGCACAGCAACTGCCTGCTCACTGTTCGGCATGGCGTTGGCGTCGGCCGCTCATGCTCAGACCACGGCGAACGTTCAGCATTTGAGCGTTTCGGACTATCGCGCATATCTCCCGGAAAGCCATTCCGTTCGCAAGGCGCTGCACCAGTTCGCCGCCCATGTGGCAAGCACAAGCGGCGGGAAACTGCAGGTGGATGTGCTGCCCGGCACCGTCCCGGGGAGCCCGGCGCAGCAGATCGCTGCACTGCGCCTTGGCAAGGCCGACGCGCCTCAGATCATGCTGGTGGCTGCGACGGGGCTGGCCGACCTCCAAAGGAATTTCGAGCTGTTCGATCAGCCCTATGCCGTGCGTGATGTCAGCCAGGTGGAGGCGATTGTCGAAGGTGCGCAAGGACGTGCCTTGCTGGACAGTCTTTCCGAGCACGGCCTGGTGGGTCTTGCATTCATGGAAAACGGCTTCCGGCAGTTGTCCACCACCAAGGCCATTCTTCGCGACGCCAGCGATTTGCGTGGCATGACCGTTCGCACGCTCCCGACCAAAACCTCCACGGACACCTTCACCGCCTGGGGTGCCGTGCCGGTTGCCATTCCGGCATCTGCCGTGCGTGGTGCCATCGAGGGCGGGCAGGTCGAGGCGCAGGAAGGCTTTGTCTCGCAGCTGCTGCAGACCCAATTGTTCGAGGTGCAGAAGCATCTTTGGCTGACCGGGCATTCCTACGGCGCGCAGGTGCTCGTCGTGCAGCAATCCACATGGCAATCGCTTGGTGCAGCGCAGCGGTCATGGCTCAAAGAAGCCGCAGAGAAAGCTGCGCGTGTTCAGCGCATGCGAGCCCGCGAGGAAGACGCGCAGGCCCTGAAGGCGGTTGAGCACGCGGGCATGCAGGTGCATCGCATTCCGCCCGACCTGACATCGTCACTGATCGCCACCCGTTTGAATCCATGAGGTCCGCAGGCATTGCGTGCATCCGTTTTCCCCATTTGCATAACCCACGAGACAGTAGATTTTCATGACCCAATCCATCGATGCGCAAGAGCGTGAAAAGCAAAAGCGGCGTGCCATTCTGGCCAGCTATCTGGGCACCACGCTGGAGTACTACGACTTCCTGCTGTACGGCATCGCCGCGGCGCTGGTGTTCCCGAAGATCTTCTTCGTGACGCTGGATCCGTTCGCCGCGACGCTTTCTTCGTTCGCGACCTTCGCGGTGGGCTACTTTGCCCGTCCGCTGGGTGCTATCGTCTTCGGTCACTACGGTGATCGCATCGGACGCAAGAATGTTCTGGTGGTCACGCTCGTCATGATGGGGGTGGCGAGCACCTTGATCGGCCTGCTGCCCACCTACGCTCAGGTCGGCGTGCTGGCGCCCGTGCTGCTGGTGCTGCTGCGCCTGATGCAGGGCATCGCGATGGGCGGCGAGTGGGGCGGTGCCACGCTGATGTCCATGGAGCACGCCAAGCCCAAGGGGCGCGGCTTGGCTGTGAGTCTGGTGAGCGCCGGTGGCCCCACGGGCGCGGTGCTTGGCACGCTGGTGATGACACCGTTTTCGCTGCTGCCCAGCGAGCAGTTCCTGAGCTGGGGCTGGCGCGTGCCGTTCCTCATCAGCGCGTTGTTGATGGTGGTTGGTCTGCTGATCCGCGTGCGCGTTACCGAGACGCCTGAATACGAAGCCGCCCGCAAGGCGCAGGCCGCCAAGGGTGGTCCCAAGGCGATTCCGCTGGTCACTGTGCTGCGCTACAACAAGGGCCAGATTCTGTCCGGCGTGCTCGGCGGTCTCGCGCCGCTGTCGTTCTCCACGTTCGCTGCAGCCTTTCTGCTGAATTACGCGGTGGAATCCGGACACACGCGCACCAGCGCGCTGTTGGCGATGACGGTGGCGAAC includes:
- the dctP gene encoding TRAP transporter substrate-binding protein DctP is translated as MRLAPLRGLAERLAAAVTRPTPTRAADCMRTATACSLFGMALASAAHAQTTANVQHLSVSDYRAYLPESHSVRKALHQFAAHVASTSGGKLQVDVLPGTVPGSPAQQIAALRLGKADAPQIMLVAATGLADLQRNFELFDQPYAVRDVSQVEAIVEGAQGRALLDSLSEHGLVGLAFMENGFRQLSTTKAILRDASDLRGMTVRTLPTKTSTDTFTAWGAVPVAIPASAVRGAIEGGQVEAQEGFVSQLLQTQLFEVQKHLWLTGHSYGAQVLVVQQSTWQSLGAAQRSWLKEAAEKAARVQRMRAREEDAQALKAVEHAGMQVHRIPPDLTSSLIATRLNP
- a CDS encoding MFS transporter, producing the protein MTQSIDAQEREKQKRRAILASYLGTTLEYYDFLLYGIAAALVFPKIFFVTLDPFAATLSSFATFAVGYFARPLGAIVFGHYGDRIGRKNVLVVTLVMMGVASTLIGLLPTYAQVGVLAPVLLVLLRLMQGIAMGGEWGGATLMSMEHAKPKGRGLAVSLVSAGGPTGAVLGTLVMTPFSLLPSEQFLSWGWRVPFLISALLMVVGLLIRVRVTETPEYEAARKAQAAKGGPKAIPLVTVLRYNKGQILSGVLGGLAPLSFSTFAAAFLLNYAVESGHTRTSALLAMTVANFFNIFTLPMFGALSDRVGRRPLMLTGAIAGIVLIWPIFLLVQQPSFGALLLAMVLAMPVIQALMGGVFNTWISEKFAADVRYSGIALTFQIASTLGAGLSPLIAAALLAASGGKHPEWVAIYFGGICVVSAIAYWLGNERFDKELATHTVEDDAPAAVPSGHQESRKQMA